A genomic window from Nicotiana sylvestris chromosome 11, ASM39365v2, whole genome shotgun sequence includes:
- the LOC104217521 gene encoding glycerophosphodiester phosphodiesterase GDPD1, chloroplastic-like: MALKAVPVSQVPYIDQFHENNALYNGEDDVGERRKMATFILKENKFVVMGHRGSGMNILQSCDRRSKAIKENTLCSFNEAAKFNVDFIEFDVQVTRDGHPVIFHDIFFLTQEEGKLIEKRVTDLTLEEFLSYGPQNASTNVEKPLFRKTKDGRIFEWKVDEDDRFCTLEDVFENASQSVGFNIEFKLDDNTSYKEEELVRVILAVLQVVFKHAKSRCIMFSSFQPDAAQLIRKQQTTYPVFFLTNGGSEIYSDIRRNSLDEAIKLCLEGDLQGIVSEVKAILRNPTMIAKIKESKLSILTYGQLNNEQEVVHLQFMMGVEGVIVDFVKEITLAVSQFSKPVYAGKEGLSLLEKSQLAEKRTPCSDDELSYFRRLVPELIHS, translated from the exons ATGGCTCTTAAAGCAGTTCCAGTTTCTCAAGTTCCATACATTGATCAATTCCATGAAAATAATGCCCTCTACAATG GGGAAGATGATGTTGGGGAGAGGAGAAAAATGGCAACATTCATTTTAAAGGAGAATAAGTTTGTAGTGATGGGACATAGAGGAAGTGGAATGAATATTTTGCAATCTTGTGATAGGAGATCAAAAGCAATTAAAGAGAATACTTTGTGTTCATTCAATGAAGCTGCTAAATTCAACGTCGACTTCATCGAATTTGATGTTCAG GTAACAAGAGATGGCCATCCAGTTATTTTCCATGATATCTTCTTTCTTACACAAGAAGAG GGAAAGTTGATTGAGAAAAGAGTAACAGACCTCACATTGGAGGAGTTTCTTTCATATGGACCACAGAATGCCTCAACAAAC GTGGAAAAACCTTTATTCAGAAAAACGAAAGATGGGAGAATCTTTGAATGGAAAGTCGACGAGGATGATCGATTCTGTACGCTAGAAGATGTGTTCGAGAATGCCAGTCAGTCTGTAGGATTTAACATTGAGTTCAAGCTTGATGATAACACAAGTTATAAAGAAGAAGAACTTGTTCGTGTTATTCTAGCAGTTTTGCAG GTAGTGTTCAAGCATGCCAAAAGTAGGTGCATTATGTTCTCAAGCTTCCAACCAGATGCAGCTCAATTGATCAGGAAGCAACAGACCACTTATCCG GTTTTCTTCCTAACAAATGGAGGATCTGAAATCTATTCCGACATAAGAAGGAACTCATTGGATGAGGCAATTAAGTTGTGCTTAGAAGgtgatctacaaggaattgtcTCAGAGGTCAAAGCCATTTTAAGAAATCCAACAATGATAGCAAAAATCAAAGAATCCAAACTTTCCATTTTGACATATGGCCAGCTAAA TAATGAGCAGGAGGTGGTTCACTTGCAATTCATGATGGGTGTTGAGGGAGTAATTGTAGATTTTGTTAAAGAGATTACTTTAGCTGTTTCTCAGTTTTCGAAACCAGTTTATGCTGGAAAAGAAGGTTTGTCATTGTTGGAGAAGAGCCAACTAGCAGAGAAACGAACTCCCTGTTCGGACGATGAACTCTCATATTTCCGTAGGCTTGTTCCAGAGTTAATACATTCTTGA